The following coding sequences lie in one Niabella agricola genomic window:
- a CDS encoding class I SAM-dependent methyltransferase, whose translation MMSDADLKALAGQLRQPHGTMGAEVADMMHATNIGMTIHAIDRLSVAANDLILELGHGSGKHLPYLLQQKEGLTYYGLEISGDMNRLAAAVNKTLAEQGKAVFQLYDGLHLPFEDLYFDRIFTVNTVYFWEEPGLLLAELHRVLKPGGRLNITFAQEHFMQMLPFTKYGFTLYDDEKMEQLIKESPFRLADTASQAEEIESKTGDRVRRAFTTVSLEK comes from the coding sequence ATGATGAGTGATGCCGATTTAAAGGCCCTGGCCGGACAGCTGCGGCAGCCACACGGAACCATGGGTGCAGAAGTGGCCGACATGATGCATGCAACCAATATTGGTATGACTATTCATGCTATCGACCGGCTTTCCGTTGCAGCAAACGACCTTATCCTGGAACTGGGACACGGGAGTGGCAAACATCTTCCGTACCTGCTGCAGCAAAAAGAAGGATTAACCTATTACGGACTGGAAATCTCCGGTGATATGAACCGGCTGGCCGCGGCAGTCAATAAGACTTTGGCAGAACAGGGAAAGGCCGTTTTTCAATTGTATGATGGTCTGCACCTGCCTTTTGAAGATCTCTATTTTGACCGGATCTTCACCGTGAATACGGTTTACTTCTGGGAGGAACCGGGATTGCTGCTGGCGGAATTGCACCGGGTGCTGAAGCCGGGCGGGCGGTTGAACATTACGTTTGCGCAGGAACATTTTATGCAAATGCTCCCCTTTACAAAATATGGCTTTACCCTTTACGATGATGAAAAAATGGAACAGCTGATCAAAGAAAGCCCGTTCCGGCTGGCGGATACGGCAAGCCAGGCCGAAGAGATAGAAAGTAAAACAGGAGACCGGGTCCGCAGGGCGTTTACAACCGTTTCGTTGGAAAAATAA
- a CDS encoding DsbA family protein, which produces MRQGTASQTVVPYFLFTQPMRMKKMLPKTAVVVLILLGVIICRYLFYKHLNLAGPDVCSAVFGNSCNAALSGSFAEVLGLPLGGWGLLYYFILGVFFLVPWVFGKEFLTGSRFFIFVLSLCSVLAGLFYTGLMLWRPALFCPLCTLVHGINFLLFFLLIKVNGYGFSRFFNSLRIRRAASVFILAGFWKPFGFLIAGFFMVSAFFGLKALALSTAAAQKVDFKKVFADYDSQPVREIPVAKEDAVAGNSSGPMKLVIFTDFYCPACRMFSAETDSIVKKFGRACFIVFKQFPLSTECNATINKNIHAGACDAARAALAAAQQGKYMEFHDLLFNSTGKTDLVAAARKCGLRLPDFESFRNGPLASAVLQAGIRQGALLGIDGTPAVFLNGRQIKDTRPGVVQSVLIRELQSGRNTSRR; this is translated from the coding sequence ATGAGACAAGGCACCGCATCACAAACTGTGGTGCCTTATTTTTTGTTTACCCAACCGATGCGTATGAAAAAAATGCTGCCAAAAACTGCGGTCGTTGTTCTGATTTTATTAGGCGTCATTATTTGCCGCTACCTGTTCTACAAACATCTGAACCTGGCCGGGCCGGATGTTTGCTCGGCCGTCTTTGGTAATAGCTGTAATGCAGCACTCTCGGGCTCCTTCGCGGAGGTGTTGGGCCTTCCGCTTGGAGGCTGGGGCCTGCTGTATTATTTTATCCTCGGTGTGTTTTTCCTTGTTCCGTGGGTTTTTGGAAAAGAATTTTTAACCGGAAGCCGCTTTTTTATTTTTGTATTAAGTCTTTGCAGTGTCCTTGCGGGCCTGTTCTATACCGGGTTAATGCTTTGGCGCCCGGCTCTTTTTTGTCCGCTATGTACCCTCGTCCATGGCATCAATTTTCTGTTATTCTTCCTGCTGATAAAAGTAAACGGATATGGGTTTTCCCGGTTTTTTAACAGCCTGCGCATACGTCGCGCCGCATCTGTCTTTATTTTAGCCGGATTCTGGAAGCCCTTCGGGTTCCTCATCGCCGGATTCTTTATGGTGTCTGCCTTCTTCGGGTTAAAGGCGCTGGCGCTTTCCACGGCGGCGGCGCAAAAAGTCGATTTTAAAAAAGTATTTGCAGATTACGACAGCCAGCCGGTGAGGGAAATCCCCGTTGCTAAGGAAGACGCCGTCGCCGGTAATTCCTCGGGTCCGATGAAACTGGTGATCTTTACCGATTTTTATTGTCCGGCCTGCCGTATGTTTTCGGCCGAAACCGACTCGATCGTGAAAAAATTCGGTAGGGCGTGTTTTATTGTATTTAAACAGTTCCCGTTAAGCACGGAATGTAATGCGACCATAAACAAAAATATCCACGCCGGTGCCTGCGACGCTGCCCGGGCCGCCCTCGCCGCCGCACAGCAGGGTAAGTATATGGAATTCCACGATCTGCTGTTCAACAGTACCGGAAAAACCGACCTGGTGGCTGCAGCACGGAAATGCGGCCTTCGGTTACCGGATTTTGAATCGTTCCGGAACGGCCCGCTGGCTTCCGCCGTTCTCCAGGCCGGTATCCGCCAGGGAGCCTTATTGGGCATCGATGGAACGCCCGCAGTTTTCCTCAATGGCAGGCAGATTAAGGACACGCGGCCGGGCGTAGTGCAGTCGGTACTGATCAGGGAATTGCAATCCGGTCGGAACACATCCCGCAGGTAG
- a CDS encoding DUF3375 domain-containing protein translates to MTSEQIAFLINASPALQMLRLRNAGWVLPFLYTVFKENRRMVVREDQLVPLLAETLGAHADGTEDWEEARIDFGEDEESRSRKYLLNWVQKRILQDFPDTEGNTNYQLSAHTEKVFQWMQNLQLGQHHVGTESRFKMLFSSLRDMVENTEDDRERKLQILKDRKAEIDKEIKALELGVAPQRYNNAQVQERLDLFIKLCYELIGDFREVEDNFKQIHRSIVEQHTRAEQNKGAIVGFAFESYDALRSSNQGKSFYAFWDFLISRSGQEEWRQLTEQLLSLLEDRQLEADTEFLQNIKSFLLEQGRSVYDANDRMAEKLSRIITEKEIARHRRLRQQISGIKELIFDLMEEDPVTAGLVLDEASDIRMVMDRALTLEAKKTAGTLKQPAAAVEKIADIDRFNRLLNTSFIDKKQLWKKVERVLEHKQTATLKEIIEATQLEHGLAEVISYYSFLKEKSKKVQVVGNAVELIPLNSNADKFVEVPYLLFSK, encoded by the coding sequence ATGACAAGCGAGCAAATTGCGTTTTTAATCAATGCTTCACCGGCACTGCAAATGTTACGGCTGCGTAATGCGGGCTGGGTGTTACCATTTTTATATACCGTTTTTAAAGAAAACCGGAGGATGGTGGTCCGCGAAGACCAGCTGGTGCCCCTGCTGGCGGAAACCCTGGGCGCCCATGCAGATGGAACGGAAGACTGGGAGGAAGCCCGGATCGATTTTGGGGAAGATGAAGAAAGCCGCAGCCGTAAATATTTGTTGAACTGGGTACAAAAAAGGATCCTGCAGGATTTTCCGGATACCGAAGGAAACACCAATTACCAGCTGAGCGCGCATACGGAAAAGGTATTTCAATGGATGCAGAACCTGCAGCTGGGGCAGCACCATGTGGGTACGGAAAGCCGCTTTAAAATGCTGTTTTCATCCCTTCGTGATATGGTAGAAAATACAGAAGACGACCGGGAGCGGAAACTGCAGATCCTCAAAGACCGGAAAGCAGAGATCGATAAAGAGATTAAAGCACTGGAACTGGGCGTGGCCCCCCAGCGGTACAACAATGCGCAGGTACAGGAGCGGCTCGATCTGTTCATCAAGCTTTGCTATGAACTGATCGGTGATTTCCGCGAAGTGGAAGATAATTTTAAACAGATCCACCGCAGCATCGTGGAGCAACATACCCGCGCCGAACAAAACAAAGGTGCTATTGTGGGCTTTGCGTTTGAATCGTACGATGCGCTGCGCAGCAGTAACCAGGGAAAAAGCTTTTATGCCTTCTGGGATTTTCTTATTTCGCGCAGCGGCCAGGAAGAATGGCGGCAATTGACCGAACAATTGCTTTCGCTGCTCGAAGATCGGCAGCTGGAAGCCGATACCGAATTTCTGCAGAACATCAAATCCTTCCTCCTGGAACAGGGCCGGTCTGTTTATGATGCCAATGACCGGATGGCCGAAAAGCTCAGCCGCATCATTACAGAAAAGGAAATTGCGCGGCACCGGCGGCTGCGTCAACAGATCAGCGGCATCAAGGAACTGATTTTTGATCTGATGGAAGAAGATCCGGTTACGGCCGGCCTGGTGTTGGATGAGGCATCCGATATACGGATGGTGATGGATCGTGCACTGACGCTGGAAGCCAAAAAAACGGCGGGCACGCTAAAACAACCCGCCGCTGCCGTAGAGAAGATCGCTGATATCGACCGGTTCAACCGGCTGCTGAACACCAGCTTTATTGATAAAAAGCAGCTTTGGAAAAAAGTAGAGCGGGTACTGGAGCATAAGCAAACGGCTACGCTGAAAGAAATCATTGAGGCGACCCAACTGGAGCACGGTCTGGCGGAAGTGATCAGTTATTATAGTTTTTTAAAGGAAAAATCAAAAAAGGTACAGGTGGTGGGCAATGCGGTGGAGCTGATCCCGCTGAACAGTAATGCCGACAAGTTTGTAGAAGTGCCTTATTTGTTATTTAGTAAATAG
- a CDS encoding TlpA disulfide reductase family protein: MKQLFLLLVALPAAVFAQKGKPVVVKGQFHMAEQPNMIYLVHYETRKMITDSTEPVNGSFQFTVPVQEPSLSYLRARFARRDEEKGKYRYELLPLFLQPGVTTVTVRDSLKLATVSGSAAHKAYEGYMAAQKPDNDALQRLRRSYVAYREEKNETGMKLVESQMDSVDNHRKEKVVAPYLATHLQSPIALHVLRDYAGYDMDPNKIEPLFKKLPASSKAAPSGLLMKEKIEKAKATSVGNFALNFTQHDTLGHPVSLSSFKGKYVLLDFWASWCGPCRAENPNVVKAFQQYRDKNFTVLGVSLDRADGKEKWLEAIHKDGLTWTHVSDLKFWDNAVAKQYGIEAIPQNLLIDPTGKIIAKNISGEELQAKLKELFN; encoded by the coding sequence ATGAAACAACTATTCCTCTTGCTTGTGGCGCTGCCGGCAGCTGTATTTGCACAAAAAGGAAAACCGGTAGTGGTAAAGGGGCAGTTCCATATGGCGGAACAGCCCAACATGATTTACCTGGTGCATTATGAGACCCGGAAAATGATCACAGACAGTACGGAGCCTGTAAACGGGAGTTTTCAATTCACAGTTCCCGTACAGGAGCCTTCACTAAGCTATTTAAGAGCCCGGTTTGCGCGCCGGGACGAGGAAAAAGGGAAGTACCGGTACGAGTTGCTGCCACTGTTTTTACAACCGGGGGTCACTACGGTAACCGTCCGCGATTCCCTGAAGCTGGCCACCGTATCGGGTTCTGCGGCCCATAAAGCCTATGAAGGATACATGGCAGCGCAAAAGCCTGATAACGACGCCCTGCAGCGTCTGAGGCGCAGTTATGTCGCCTACCGTGAGGAAAAAAATGAAACGGGGATGAAGCTGGTGGAATCCCAGATGGACAGCGTAGACAACCATCGAAAAGAAAAAGTAGTAGCACCCTACCTGGCCACACACCTGCAATCACCCATTGCCTTACATGTGTTGAGAGATTATGCAGGATATGATATGGATCCTAATAAAATAGAGCCGCTGTTTAAAAAATTGCCGGCATCTTCAAAAGCAGCTCCCTCCGGTTTGCTCATGAAAGAAAAGATTGAAAAAGCCAAAGCCACATCGGTAGGCAATTTTGCGCTCAATTTTACACAGCATGATACCCTGGGACATCCGGTAAGTCTCAGTTCCTTTAAGGGGAAGTATGTATTGCTCGATTTTTGGGCAAGCTGGTGCGGGCCCTGCCGCGCGGAGAATCCCAATGTGGTAAAAGCGTTTCAGCAATACAGGGACAAAAACTTTACAGTGCTGGGCGTATCGCTGGACCGCGCCGATGGAAAAGAAAAATGGCTGGAAGCCATTCATAAGGATGGTTTAACCTGGACGCATGTCAGTGATCTGAAGTTTTGGGACAACGCGGTTGCCAAACAATATGGCATTGAAGCCATTCCTCAAAACCTCCTGATCGATCCTACGGGGAAAATTATTGCAAAAAACATCTCCGGTGAGGAATTGCAGGCAAAACTAAAAGAGTTGTTTAATTAG
- a CDS encoding DUF4194 domain-containing protein, protein MVEKIHAFTPVFIKLLKGPVEYLEKSTWEKLLQYKAELTVFLQRLGLTLVLDEQDGYAYIRHTISEEDATSVSWVQRRALAYDESVMLVLLRDMMAEFEVGEATQRELIKKRREIKEYAELFFKENASRVKMLKDIDRLIERAVENGFLERSGTHEVPDEQKFRIKKLIKARVDSEVLEDFKQQLTAHAAKRIQHG, encoded by the coding sequence ATGGTTGAAAAAATACACGCATTTACCCCCGTATTTATCAAACTGCTAAAAGGACCGGTGGAATATCTTGAGAAAAGCACCTGGGAAAAACTGCTGCAATACAAAGCAGAACTCACTGTTTTTTTACAGCGGCTGGGGCTTACACTGGTGCTGGATGAACAGGATGGATACGCTTATATCAGACATACCATTTCGGAAGAAGATGCCACCAGCGTAAGCTGGGTACAACGCCGGGCGCTGGCCTATGATGAAAGCGTGATGCTGGTATTGCTGCGCGATATGATGGCGGAGTTTGAAGTGGGAGAGGCCACCCAGCGTGAACTGATCAAAAAGCGGCGGGAGATAAAAGAATATGCCGAATTGTTTTTTAAGGAAAACGCCAGCCGGGTAAAGATGCTGAAGGACATTGACCGGTTGATTGAGCGGGCAGTGGAAAACGGCTTCCTGGAACGTTCCGGCACACATGAAGTACCCGATGAACAGAAGTTCCGGATCAAAAAACTGATCAAGGCCCGGGTAGATAGTGAGGTTTTAGAAGATTTTAAACAGCAATTAACAGCACATGCAGCTAAGCGTATTCAGCACGGATAA